DNA sequence from the Daphnia pulex isolate KAP4 chromosome 8, ASM2113471v1 genome:
TATCCATGGGAAAGCTTTCCAGTATCTATATTACAGAACGGTGTTAAAATCACGAACGAGCCTCCTGTtggattaaaagaaaatgtactCAGAACTTTCAATCCTGATCCTTTGGACGATCTTGTTCAACAGCAAGATCAACTTGAATGGCCtacccaaaaaatgttgaccCTTCGGAAACTGAGCTACTCTCTCTGCTTTTTCCACGCACTGGTACAAGAAAGACGGACCTACGGTGCTATAGGCTGGAACATACCTTACGCATTCGATGATTCTGATTTGCAAATTTCACTGAAACAAATTCGCATCTTTGTGACTGATTACGAACAAGTCCCATATCAGGCACTGCAATACTTAGTAGGAGAATGTCATTATGGTGGCCGAGTGACAGACGATTGGGATCGACGTACGCTGAGCACTCTACTGGCAGATTTCTGCAATCCAGAATTGGTTGAAAATCCTTCATATTCCCTTGTACAACCAGTGCATCCAATGTACCATCTGCCACATTCGGCTGATTACGAATCGTTTTTGGAGGCAGTCCAACGTTTGCCGGTTTTGCAAGCACCGAACGTTTTTGGAATGCACGACAACGTTACTATTGGACGGGATTTGCTCGAAGGAGACTATCTACTAAGTAGCCTTCTTTCTCTGCAAGGTTGCTATTCTTCCGGAATAGACGAGAGTGAAGAAGGCGAGCAAggtgaaggagaagaaactcGGGACGATTCAGGCGAGAAAACGCAACAGCAATCTGCTCCGCCTCCAGCAGCCTCATCTCAAAAGAAGCCTACGGACgcaattttgaatgaaatgattcAGGATTTGATCCAACAGTTACCGGACAactttgatttggatttgGCTGAGGAAAAATTCCCGATTAATTATCTCCAACCACTGAACACAGTTCTGGTCCAAGAGATGGGACGTTACAATCGACTGGTCGGTATCATCCGCACAAATCTTGGCTCACTGCAACGAGCTGTTTGCGGGCATGTAACAATGACGGCCGAGTTGGAAGCTACTGGAAAAGGTTgtattgttttctgttttattttcctggACGGCACACtaataaatatgttttttttttttgcttttcagcATTGCTAAGCAATCGTGTTCCAGCCGTCTGGAGAGCAGCTTCTTATCCTAGTCTAAAACCAATGCGAGGCTATTTTAGTGATTTACTGGAACGGTTGCAGTTCTTCAGATCATGGAATGAAGAAGGTCAGCCAGTGATTTTTTGGCTTCCGGCTTTCTACTTTCCTCAATCCTTCCTTACTGGGGCTCTACAAACAACGGCTCGTAAAAACCGAATCCCAGTTGATTGTCTTTACCACCACTGCCGAGTTATGAGTCCCCAAAAATTTGGCAATCTTGAAACCCCTCCTACGGAAGGAGTTTACGTCCGTGGTTTGTTTCTTGTTGGAGCTCGCTGGGACGGTGACGAGGAAACCTTAACCGAACAACGTCCCAAGATTTTGTGGGAAGAAATGCCCGTTCTCTGGCTGAATCCATCCGAACATCTTAAAGCTGGTAAACAGATGAATCAACAGGACACCTATACATGCCCTCTTTACCGTACATCTGAGCGACGGGGAGAGCTATCAACAACAGGTCATTCTACTAACTTTGTTATGTCGCTCGAGCTGCCGACCAAAATACCACACACCCATTGGATAAAGCGAGGCGTGGCCCTTATCACTCAATCAGACGATTAAATGTAAGTGTTTGAACCCAAAAACCCTCCGTTAATCTGTCATTAGATGTAAGATAAGATATGAATACCGGTATTTCAAAGTTACTTCACTTTGTAAAACACTAAATAACGTAGTTTAATGACTAGTTGTGttgaaaatgtagaaaatcGCTTTTTAACAGCAAATTGGAGCATTGTTtctctttaattattttttgagttCCCCTTGTAATTACGTCAAGTTCCATGCCGTACATTTAGTAAGTTACTTATCTACGCTTACACTGATAatgaatagataaaaaaaaagataacgacTGGACTCATTATGCATACACCATGAAACATTTAGGAGTATGTGTTCAAGTTATTCACTTCACTGTTGAAACGTGGATGAAATGTAAACTTgagttattaaaaattaaacgtCATTATTTAGTAACATTATTGCCGTGTAACATACTAAATCAGtgactaaaaaataattgaaatgaagcAAGGAAGCATTTCAATATCGAAACTCAATTGCAAAAAGGTTTTTGTGATATTTCTGATTTTAAACGTAGTGCTCGCAGTTGTACTGTTTGGAAGACAAAATGAAAGTTTCAGTTTTCAACAGCTCTATTCGCCTTTTAACACATCTTTGTTTGATGTATTCCAGAGTGCTCCAACattgcgtgaaaataaaactattttgaTATGGAACAGTGCACATCGGATCGAGACGGCCGCATTTGGATTTGAACTCGACTCATTTCGCCGGCACGGTTGCGAAGTTTCTGATTGCATTGTTTTCGACAATGCAACATCACACGAATTATTGCCGCTTGAAGATTACGATGCAATCATTATTCACATGCATGAGCTGTGGTTAACACACCTGCCAGAATTTCAGAGAAAATCACATCAGCGCTTAATTTTTCTATCGCAAGAATCGCCTACTACACTGCCCATCGACGTAACTAAGTTTGGTAATTACTTCAACTGGACGATGACTTACAAACTTAATTCGGATGTTCAATTACTCTACGGTAGAGTTTCACCGCGTTCGACAGCACCCAAAACTTCAGAAGAAACGCGCAAAATGATTGAAGAAACACATCTTTCATCAACCAAAAACTACGCTGCTAAAAAAACCTCGCCAGTCGTTTGGATGGCATCTCATTGTGGTACTCACAGTTTGCGAGAAACTTACGTGCATCAGCTTGGCAAATTCATCCCTGTCGATGTTTATGGCGGATGCGGTAATTTGAGTTGTTCTCGAAATCACTCACACTGGCTATCTTTCCCGCATTGCTACAACGTATTGGAGGAGAAATACAAATTCTATTTGTCGTTCGAAAATTCAATCTGCACCGATTACGCCAcggaaaaattctttgagATTCTGAAGCACAATATGGTTCCGGTCGTCTACGGAGGGGCCAACTATAGCCTGATCGCACCACCCCATTCTTACATTAATGCACTGGATTTTACTCCGGAGAAATTGGCCGAGTACCTGAAACTTGTTGATTCCAACGACACGCTCTACAATGAGTATTTCTGGTGGAAGGATCACTATGAGGTAGAAGCTGGAGTGGATCAAATGGCTAGCCACGGTTTCTGCGACTTGTGCAAGAAACTTCACCAAGATCAAGGTGTAATCAAGTACTATTCCGAGTTAGTTTCGGAGTGGCATTACAATACGCAATGTCATCAGTTTACTTCTTGGGAAACTCAAAGTTAGCAACAAATTAAAACCATCATTTTCATACGTACCATGGCAAACTTTCTTAACCTCTGATCCCACTCCGCGTTTGATTTGGTTGCATTTATTTATCTGTGAGTTCTATGTCTATAATATAGGGAACTGATTAAATGTATGTTAATCGAATAGCTGAAAATCAACTAAATTGTTACATATGGAACATGATATGGAATAATGGACCATTAATAAGAAATCCGTTAGAAGTCACGTTTTCtgcaacgaaataaaagaacctGAAACAGCTGTTTGGGCTTTTGTATATTAGTTTCATGTTTCGCTTTCATTTGATGTCTGAATcgaataacatttttgaatcgaataacatttttctaattttttttctcagtcatCCTTAGCGTTGAAGGAACACGGACGTCAATCCGACGATGCATGTTCATCAACAGTGAAAATTTACTTCTGCTTTTCCGATCGACAGTTTAGTCAGgcaagataaaagaaaaagttgttcttTAGGATTATATTTACAAATGTTATTTAAGGATAACGATCAaagttcaaagaaaaacgaatccGTAATTGAAGTTATTCAAGTTGGTCATCGACTTTTGAACTTGTACTTCACTAAAATGTTGCTAACATTTTTAATCGCTATCGTAGTTCTTACGATGGtcccatttgaaaaatacgtCACAGGTTCAAATCTACAACAGAATAACTTGTCGTCTGACAAACCAATTTTCGATAGGTTTTCGAGAGTAAAAAATCGTGGaaacaaaactattttgaTATGGAACAGTGCACATCGGATCGAAACGGCCGCATTTGGATTTGGTTACCAGCCCTTTATTCAACATGGATGCGAAGTTTCTGACTGCGTCGTTTTCGACTATGCAACAACACCAGAATTATTGCCTCTCGAAGATTACGATGCTATCATTATTCACATGCATGAGCTGTGGTTAACACAACTACCAGAATTTAAGAGACAAGCGCATCAgcgcttaatttttttaacacaggAATCGCCTACCACCATGCCAATCGACATAACTGAGTTTGGTAATTACTTCAACTGGACCATGAGTTACAGACTTAATTCGGATGTTCAATTACCCTACGGTAGAGTTTCACCGCGTCCGACAGCACCCACAACTGCAGACGAAACACGAAAAATGATTGAGGAAACGCATCTTTCATCAACCAAAAACTACGCTGCCAACAAGACCCAGCCAGTCGGTTGGATGGTGTCTCATTGTGATACTAACAGTTTGCGAGAGACTTACGTTCGTCAGCTTAGTAAATTCATCCCTGTCGATGTTTATGGCGAATGCGGTAATTTGAGTTGTCCCAGGAATCATGACCATTGGTTGTCTTATCCGGAATGTTACACCATGCTGGAGGAGAAATACAAATTCTATTTGTCGTTCGAAAATTCAATCTGCACCGATTACGCCACggaaaaattttttgagaTTCTGAAGCACAATATGATTCCGGTCGTCTACGGAGGGGCCAACTATAGCCAGATCGCACCACCCCATTCCTACATTGACGCAATGGATTTTACTCCGGAGAAACTGGTCGAGTACCTGAAACTTGTTGATTCCAACGACACGCTCTACAATGAGTATTTCTGGTGGAAGGATCACTATGAGGTAGAGGCTGGAGTGGATCAAATGGCTAGCCACGGTTTCTGCGACTTGTGCAAGAAACTTCATCAAGATCATGGTGTAAACAAATTCTACACTGAGTTAGTATCAGAATGGGATCCGAATAATAAGTGTAAGCTCATGAATtcttggaaatgaaattctcaAAATATAAATATCCTATAAAAGTCTAAATACTTTTCCCTACATTGTTATTCAAGCtcataaaatttaatacacATGTTTTGCTGTTTGGTTAAAtaggttttcccttttttggtatagtgattgattttatttttgttgttttgttttttaaattgcccTTAACGATTGGATAGGCTATATCGGTATATCCCCGTTATAGGGTGGTATCCGTAGGGGCTTGTTGGGACTTGGAGTGTCAGAGGTTTCCAATAGATGACATAGGTGTTCTTGTTTATCATGTGATGGCGGATTGTTGAGTagttgtcaaaagtttcccCTACTCTAACTAAAACGATAACCGAtaaccgttgctgctgctgccttacagGTTACAGCCATACTGCAACAGGCAGgaatattattcttttcttcataaaattgtaagttttatattttgtCTGGAACCCCCATACCCCCAATCTAATCAGATTTATGTGCATGTGATGTGTATctgattattcatttctcgtgATTCGTGATGTTAAGCTTCGGATCGGAAACAGAGTTCGGAAAGCAATCCATTTGTTCCGTACAGTCAAACGTGGTAATCGTAAGGGTATCTTTTGCTGTcggtaggtggctaaaatggaTTGTCCCCCATCCACCAtgtggcgcgagtgtcttcgcgAGGACgaaatatttgccatttgtttccgagACGCTGACTGATAGTGTATTCCAAATTCATCACGGAATTACGGTGTCGATCttcgttttcacttttcagcCATTTAATGTAATGGGTAATGCTAGTctggatttcttaaattttattcatctttgacgtctctgtctgaacttacaggcaatctggcatataattACACTTGGCCAAACGTGATGACGTGGGTCGAAAgtcgaaactgctgtccattttgtcgaaatgtcggccattgttagatgtacgtctcatctcgttcagaaacacttcagaaatCAGAACTAGTAAGTGAACTGTTACTACAACATGGTTTAAAATCATATTAAAGTATTTTCTCCTTTCAGATTAAGCCCTCACCACAGTTATAGTTGTTTGGAAACCCGGAACTGAAGAGAGATTGTTGAAATTGAAGACTGACAATTTAAGTAAATGTAGATAAATTAACATtaagattaaattaaaaggttAAATTAAAAAGTGAATAAGTGGCTGtatgatgtccaccaggtagcgccAGTGTCTTCAGGAACGCTTAGCGGCCATTTTGAtccaagacgcagcagaagttggttgtgacgtttctcacgatgaaaattaaaaggtatttattgtgaatttcctattgttattgaatgtaaaatgttgatgtgaaaattttcaGGTAATTTAGCACgtagaaaccaatttgccaaatcattcaactcagacttgggaagtgcctgtacatttccgaaatggcgtgcctcgtgtgtctcgctgcctgttcttTGGCTTACGTCTCACCCCATTCAACaggaaaaagtaattatttagataaaatgtcttgcaaaagtactacagatttagttaacatgactaaGACCAATTTGCTCCACTACTATCGAAtttttgaatcagatatcacagttattctgttggactgcgtagttttctgttactctttgtattcttttgttataatgagtatgcatgtgtacacagttgtgtttctcgaaaataattttcttttcttaaacaggtaaaacaaacgctggtggttaccttgttgcagccaaatggtgaaagtgTGACAAAGACAGATTGAACCTttgtatgcagcatgcggttgcagtgtaatccagaagttgctgtgctgttgtagctgagctgtgacatctgggttcctgacttaAACAttcttgtgtttgtgttttcatccatgctatttgaaattgctctgccattgatattttgtgttgctgcgttaaaagtttgatctgttgtcttttgagttttcattcaatcatgcagtatacgactgaggcaacctgatcaatgtcaggtttgaaacagttgagaactgctagataaaacaagctttctgcgccaaacaaataataacttgcatcatgttattatcgcggtagagaaagcgacaggccccccccccctgggggccacaggaaaaatgtatataatGTATgtaaaaagttataaaaataaattttgtatgcaataaaatattcgtatcaatctttttcacgataaatttttttcaaatttcgtgtaaggggaatttttttaaattttttttcaaaaacaaaagtctggacttagcagaaataataggttgtgactttgaatttttaatacatagtttggactttgaattttaatgatagaaaagaatttataaaaaggagtttaaatattattgaaatgcaaaaagagtttgaatttttatcgGTGTATTTGGCAAGataaattatttgtaagttaacatagcactcagaaatattttctcacatcatgcaattaTCAGCAGGAAAAGGTATTTAacgagaaaatagaaatgtgATTTATCATtaaatcttgtatttcagcaatctttcacaaatacagagaaatacttcagaacttagGTGTTTAGGTCGGAGCAGGTgatataataatgaaaattgcAATTCATATGAACCTAAGTTTggtagtttggagcagggcaatacttaaattcgtcgatgtagtaaactaggcagcgtacgtagttgtgtaataggcggcttcttcggtgtagtacttgggggctgcggtgttgaagctaggtgtagcgtaggtcgtggtgtagtagactggagcatcagtgtagtatttctgttcaacgtagcacgaaagagcggcttttgtgtagcaagtcgggactgcgtaatacttggccgcctcagttgtggttgtgtagatcggggcagagaagtactttgcctcttcggtgtagtactcaaccgtcttggtggagacatcagcgggagcctcggtgtagcagctgggaacagagtagcatttaggaaaatcggtgcaataagtagctgagaacagagtaatacttagaagcctcggtgtagtaggatgtggcagcatgcgtagtcatgtagtACTCCGTCACCTAGATGGAGTAGTAACTCAGggagagtaatacttcagggcatcagtgtagtggctcggggcagcgtaagttgtggtataaaactccggtgttttggtggtgtagtacttgaagacatcgGCGCAGGAACTGTTTGTTGCTttagttgtgtaggaaggcggcgaCGTTGCGGTTTGatttccgccataccaaggagacatcgctacaccagcaatcaacccagccatcaatgattgaacacccaacaggagcacgacgccatagttcactaaacagtaaataaattgaaacattaatattaaatattaacaggcatattaacaaattatataattgatacaaaactcaatgtaaaaattagaatatttacccatgattgcgaatcggttacacgatgaggaaagcagttggtgacagatagggcactgcagttcgggcacttcttttttttgaaaactccTTTTGCGCACAGTAATACtccgggacgtaggtgtagtagctcggggaagcgcaggttgtagtgtagtacttgagcgcttcagcGTTGTAGcaatgcggggcctcggtgtagtaggcaggggtaGCATACACAGCcgtgtagaattccggtgccttagtgattcagtacttgggagcctcggtgtagtaaactagtcagcatacgttgttgtaggcggcttcttcggtgtagtacttgggggctgcggtgtagcgtaggtcgtggtgtggtgaactggagcatcagtgtagtattcctgttcaacgtagtacgaaagagcagcttctgtgcagTAAGTCGGGACAGCGTAACACTTGGCCGCCTCATttatggttgtgtagatcggggcagagtagtactttgccgcttcggtgtagaaatcagcgggagccttggtgtagcagctgggaacagagtagtatttaggaaaatcggtgcaataagtagatgagaagatagtaatacttaggagcctcggtgtatgAGCCTCggaggatggggcagcatgcgtagtcatcctccgtcgccttggtggagtagtaactcggggcagagtaatacttcagggcgtcagtgtagtggctcggggcagcgtaagttgtgctattcaagtccggtgctttagtggtgtagtacttgaagacctcggtgcagtaactggtcgttgcgtaagttgcttttgggtagtaaggcggcggcgttgcggtttggtatccgccataccaagaagacatcggtaaaccagtggtcgacccagccatcaatgattgaacacacaacagcagcactacgccatagtttgctagacaattataaattttaacataaatattacataataacaggcatacataaacaaataaaaagaaggattgAATTGATACCAAACTCTACataaaagacagaatatttacccatggatgcgaactgacagacagagcgctgcagttgttgacgtgtcggagatgctccctcgactgatttaccttcgccttttctctctccttttatacgatttttttatcaccctcacctcttaagccttgcggctattgtagctacttgaaaatgatgaaacacgtcccgttctcacccaacctctacaccactgcatgacacgttttatgtaatgatctccgtgaccttcgaatgtgAAGGACAGGCGGACTGCCCTTTCTCTTTGCAGGTTGAAGtttctggggatgggtctacaacaaccaatatcaaaattaatcaaaatgaaaatggttataTGTAACACATcccattctcacccaacctctttttgacaagttttacgtgcctttccttttgcaggttgtcgttgctggggatgggtctacaacaaccaatatcaaaatgaataccaaatggttatgtaacaccAAATGGttatcccgttctcacccaacctctacaccactgcatgacaagttttacgtgcctttccttctgcaggtttacgttgctggggattggaaccaatataaaaattaataccaaatgattatggcttaaaactcactttataccaattgaaattaacaatggctcctaaacttttcagaaaggttttctacctaattagacttcatcatcttgaattattaccacagtaataaaaagaaacattggttgaaataattaccttgcaaatagaaattccTTGGTTTTGGATGGTTTTGGAAGACagcttgcaaatttgcaatatGGATTGGGCCATTTTATCTGTTGGTCACGAGCACTCTGCAAATCAGTGcccacaaaaatttcaaaagttgcctgaaaatatttagtcaagaatACAAGGTCATTAGCTAAATGTTATGTtatctatttattaaataGAGTTTAACCGTCGAAAGTTTTGCCAAGCCACCTTTAAGAATCAAGGCCAATAATATCGATGTACAACAGgcacaatttcttttaaaaatcacaTTCACTAATCCTGTAAAGATCTAGCCAAATTCTCTTAGCTAGCCTCTAATATATTTAGCGTTCAACTAAAGATTATACAAAGCAATACAAACCGGGACGAGCCATAGTACGGGTAATGCTGTAACATTGTAGCTttatgataaatttttttatgtataaaatGCAATTTGTGTTAAAATCTCGAAAAAGCACATCCGAGTTCGACCTGAAAAATCACGAAATGAAACCTGAATGTCCATGTCCATGATTAAAATTATCACGCCACTTCACAGCACACCTTCTTACCATTATTGGTGCTGTTTTTCTACCAATTGGTTAGCGACCGCGATCGACAGATTGGATGTTCCTCAcgaaatctttaaaaatcggacagtattttttaaaaaagaaaagaaaaataccgcATCCGTACCCCTTCTTATTTTCCACCAGTTGACATCTATTTCTGCGACCCCATATTCTCATGGttattttttacct
Encoded proteins:
- the LOC124200246 gene encoding alpha-(1,3)-fucosyltransferase C-like, producing the protein MLFKDNDQSSKKNESVIEVIQVGHRLLNLYFTKMLLTFLIAIVVLTMVPFEKYVTGSNLQQNNLSSDKPIFDRFSRVKNRGNKTILIWNSAHRIETAAFGFGYQPFIQHGCEVSDCVVFDYATTPELLPLEDYDAIIIHMHELWLTQLPEFKRQAHQRLIFLTQESPTTMPIDITEFGNYFNWTMSYRLNSDVQLPYGRVSPRPTAPTTADETRKMIEETHLSSTKNYAANKTQPVGWMVSHCDTNSLRETYVRQLSKFIPVDVYGECGNLSCPRNHDHWLSYPECYTMLEEKYKFYLSFENSICTDYATEKFFEILKHNMIPVVYGGANYSQIAPPHSYIDAMDFTPEKLVEYLKLVDSNDTLYNEYFWWKDHYEVEAGVDQMASHGFCDLCKKLHQDHGVNKFYTELVSEWDPNNKCKLMNSWK
- the LOC124200244 gene encoding alpha-(1,3)-fucosyltransferase C-like, which translates into the protein MKQGSISISKLNCKKSAPTLRENKTILIWNSAHRIETAAFGFELDSFRRHGCEVSDCIVFDNATSHELLPLEDYDAIIIHMHELWLTHLPEFQRKSHQRLIFLSQESPTTLPIDVTKFGNYFNWTMTYKLNSDVQLLYGRVSPRSTAPKTSEETRKMIEETHLSSTKNYAAKKTSPVVWMASHCGTHSLRETYVHQLGKFIPVDVYGGCGNLSCSRNHSHWLSFPHCYNVLEEKYKFYLSFENSICTDYATEKFFEILKHNMVPVVYGGANYSLIAPPHSYINALDFTPEKLAEYLKLVDSNDTLYNEYFWWKDHYEVEAGVDQMASHGFCDLCKKLHQDQGVIKYYSELVSEWHYNTQCHQFTSWETQS
- the LOC124200251 gene encoding uncharacterized protein LOC124200251 translates to MTTHAATSYYTEASNCYTEAPADVSTKTVEYYTEEAKYFSAPIYTTTTEAAKYYAVPTCYTKAALSCYVEQKYYTDAPVYYTTTYATPSFNTAAPKYYTEEAAYYTTTYAA